ttaaactttTGCATGAAATCTGATAAAATATCTTACGTACTAGAACAAAAGATGATATTCTAAAAGATCCCTTAATagtttacatgaataaaaataataatggataaatattatttcGTGAAATATTATCGTTAGAatctaaaacatatattaagttgtGTTTAGAATTTTATTGTATGTGTATGTAGCAAATTACcgagatataattttatatgtagttatatttttataatttttcaatatatttttttaaatttacataagaaaaatgatgttGGCAATTATAAGATGTGCAAGCATCTCCCACTCCCTTTGAAAAAGTAGGTAAGTCTaggacccacataaaaaaattaatttttcattttttttcaaatagagtgTGTAAAACTTACACATCCTAcaactatatctaacattattttttacaaaaaggtGTCGCATAGTAAAAAAGTTGAGCCCCCTCAACACAATTACTAGTTCCGTCATTGCTCATGCCCCTCCCCCGcgtcttttccttttccttctcgAGTTTCAAACTTGTAACTAAGTTTCTGCATTTATACAtatcctgtgtacttggactatgcATTTTTACTTGTCCTCAACAAAACTTTTCTTACCTATaaggaaaatatatgaaatcgtcaaaaaaaaaaaaaaaaaaaaaaaaaaaaaaccaaaaaaacaaaacaaaagctaGCAAATGAAGTAAGAGTATTGATACAATCATAAATTATGTAAGCATAACgcacttctttaaaaaaagagtaaaatccactaaaaaaaaaattattttttcatgtagatctcatatttatttattttattaaaaaagagtaCACGACGCTTATGCACACTATGACTAGTCATATAATTTCTTACAAAGGAATTGCTCATACTTTCCAGTCCGATCAACCCAAGCTCTAACATCTTTAATGTCACGTTAGATTCATTTTGGAATTTGAAGTTGTCACAAATTTCCAGTCCTACTACTTTGACCAAATCCACCGATGAGGGTTCCCAACCTAAGCCACAATTAAAATGGTTCACGGAAGCATGAGATTGGATTTGTTTAAACGACTTTCAAACTTGGTacaaatctaataaaaaattaaattaaaaaggttAGGCTTTATCACGATAAAGATGCATCGATTAGACATGATCAATTGATAGTCAACTCGCAAAACTTGCAACTAATCCACATGacacaaataaaatgatcattttgaaGATCTGGGGATTGCAATCGAATCAAGATCTATGAATCGATTTAATATTTAACCTCCAATTTAACATAAAAATCTCTATTTGGGACAACTAAACACCATGTCTTGTTAAAGAAAACAGGGGAAAATACACTTCAGTTAAAATATACATGTATTCTATAATAACTGTCTGTCTTTTCAAAACACCATACATCCATATCTATTCTCTCTCTTTActccaaacccccccccccaacccaataatcaaaatttggAAACTCTTTTTCCCCTAAACATTGTTTTCTGCAGTGCTAGTCCTTCATCTCTTCTCTGATCCAAAAGCAAGAGCAACCACATGCTAAGAACTAAGAAGAGCATATCAAACTCTGGTGAATATCCTTGCCTAAATTATTATCTTTGTATCTTTTCGTTCTTTCAGCCCTTTGATAGATAATATCCCTATTCAGACTACAAatgagttaaaaagaaaaacaaaaactagaaaaaaaaaaaaaaaaaaaaaaaagtcccatTAAACACATAAAGAGGAGCAAGCTGTAGTGAGAAAGTGCAATATAAAAACTGTTGtaatcaaaaaggaaaaatcatgTAAAGAATACATGTAGACTTTTCGCCCTTTGGGCCTGATTCTATGACAGGGTATTACCAAGATGCACGGCAGCGTAGTAGAATGCAGCCACATTGATTGAgcataaaagaattttaaatctGTGGAATAAGATTGAAGATACAGAAACCAGCAAGTCATGGAAAGGCCCAACATCAGTTGGAGCAACAAGATATAATGCAATAagatataattgtaatattaacaATGTTGTCGTTGACACGAACCCGTTTCTCTATGCATTCAGTATACTAAAACCATCATAATCAGCTAGTATTGGGATGAGACCGCTAAAATTATGACCTAGATGTAAAATATTGAGCAATAGAATAGGAAGCTCATCCATAAAGTCATTATGGTATtgagttgaatattttataaagaaagCTTAGTAATGTCATTTTGCAGGATCATGCAATTTGACGTAGTTACACAAGTTAAAATCAGTGTTTTAACAGCCCCCATTTAAGCTGTCTTTTAAAAGAGGCAGGCTTCATCAAAGCTCCCTGCGCCTCCATCTTTGGCCGTCATTGTCAAATGTTAAGTAGAAaggattatatattaaaagggGTAGCTTGTGGAACATAGATATAAAATGGTATAGGGTGGACATGTATGAGACACATGATGCCCCGAAGTAAACATACGCCTACACCAACTTGCATGTTTGTATACCAAGATTAGAGTCAAGGAGCATAAATACAATGGGTCTCAAGGACTTACATGTGTACACAGTATGACAAGCTCCTCTAGCCCAAGCGGGTCTCTGAGTCACCCCTTTTATATCAAGTGTCCAATCCGTTGGGGTTTCCGCAGGTTATCATCAGATCAGCCAGATTTAAGGTGAGCTTAATGCTGGTCTTGGTGAGATATAGACCAGTTGTACTGCAAGGAAGTGCTATATATCAGCAAATTAATGTGTCATGAGTGAAAATATTTCTACATTTGATCAAGAAAGTTGGGCTTCACCCTAGAATATTAGTCTAGCTGTCATCTAACTTTTAGTCCCCAAGGAATacgaaattgaaaaagaatatagaTGTCTGTAGGCTCTAAACTGAAAAGATTAAAACAAAGGGAAGGAATAAGAACACGAGATCAAACCCCATCTACCACagttaatatacaaactaaaaatGCTGAATAaggagaaaattgaaaaaaaaaaaaatacaaaagccCTTTAAGGCATGTCTCACCAGTATGCATTTTTGGACAGAGCACAACCTCTCATTAGTTAAAATCAGTCCTTGTTGCTATACTTTCTCATGAGACATCCATCAACTTTCTTGGCCCTCCAAATTGTAAGGGTTTCAATTCCATTTGAACCTTACAAGGATATAACACTGAAAGATCTAAATCTCCAAACATCAAGACTCACCACTCATGGCAACATCACACAAAGCTCCAGCCAGGTTCCTTCTTCACCCCAGTTCCCTTCATCAGGCTTCTAATCTTCAGGACTTCTTCCCATTGGCCCACATCCGCGCAGATGTTTGAGAAGGAAACATAAGCTCCAGCATCACATGGCTCTAACTCCATAACCTTTTTGGCTGCTAGCTTCCCAAGCTCAATATCTCCATGTACTTTGCAGGCAGCCAGTAGGGTTCCCCAAACCAAAGCATCAGGTTTGATAGGGATGTCATTAATGAAGCTTTCAGCCTCTTTCAATCTCCCTGACCGACCAAGAAGATCGATCATGCAGGCATAATGACGATAACCAGGTTCAATCCCATGGTCTTTTGCCATCGAATTAAGATGGATATAGGCTTCTTCAACCAATCCATTATGGCTACAAGCCGATAGAACCCCAACAAAGGTCACTGAATCTGGTTTAATTCCTTCTTTCCTCATAAGGTCATATAACCTTAAAGCCTCAGTACCTTTCCCATGTTGAGCATAGCTGACAATCATAGCCGTCCAACCAATCAAATCAGGCTTCTCTATCTGATCAAATGCTTTGCGGCATTCTTCTATGCTTCCACACTTTGAGTACATTGTCACCAGTGAACTTCCAACAGAAATATCTGAATCCAAACCCATCTTTGCGATGAGGGCATGCATTTGAGTTCCAATATCTGATCTATTCAAAAGTGCAATGGCACCCAACACAGATGAAACCGTGAAAGAGTCAATGGCCAAATCAGCCATGAGCATATCAAAGAACAGCATAAGGGCCTTTTCAATGTATCCATTTTGGGCATAACCTGAAATCAAAGAAGAGCGTGCAACTTGGTCCTTTTGAGGTAGCATATCAAACACACTTTTTGCCAATTCAAGGGTTCCACATTTTGAGTACATGGTCACAAGTGCACCACCAACAACTACATCTTTCCCAACTCCAATACGAAGAGCATAACCATGAATTTCTTTACCTTTCTGTAAAGAACGAAGAGCAGAACATGCAGTTAAGGTTGCAGTTAAGGTCATCTGATCAGGTACAATTTCTTCAAGCAGCATTTCACCAAATAATTTAATGGCTTGATCAGCACATCCATGTTCTGCAAAACCAGCAATCATTGAAGCCCATGAAACATTGTCTCGTTCAAGAATTTGCTCAAAAACTTTGTGGGATTCCTCCAAACTACCACTCTTTGAGTACGTTGTGAGAAGCGCACTACCTACTGAAACATCAGAGACTAATCCGGTTTTAAGAGTGTAGCAATGGATCTGTCTCCCCAAGTTTAAACAGCCTATAACGCTCAAAAGACTAGAAATACAAAACTTATCTAGTCTCAGGCTTTCTTGTAACATCTTCCGAAATATTTCTAGTGCTTCTCCAGGATTCTGATTCTGAGCAGAAGCAGATATCATTGCAACCCAGACAACGGGATTCTTTAGACTTCCAACGTCTTTGAAGACCAACATAGATAGATCAAACTCTCCTATTTTAGAGTACATGTTGATCAAAGCAGCCCCCACTGCTGCATCCGAATAGAAACCAGCTTTTAATATCCAGGAATGGACTTGGATTGCCTCTTCAATCATGGCCAGCTTAGCACATGCAGTAACTACACTGGTGACAGTGTAGTTGTTTATTTCTACACCTAGTTCTCTCATATCTTTGAAAAACTTGAGGGCACAAGTAGAATCGTCCGTCTGCACAAAACCAGAGATAACCGTAGTCCAAGAAACCACATTTCGAATCGGCATCTGCAAGAACTCTTCAACAGCTTCTCCCATAAGTCCGCACTTGGCATACAAGTCAACTATAGCAGTTTCCACAAAGACATCTCCTGCACCACATTTAATCACCCACCCTTGAACTCCTTTTCCGACATCAAGTTCTTCAAGAGCAGCACAAGCACCTAAAATGCTTGAAAATGTGTAACTATTTGGCAGAAACGATCCACAACACATTTCGTGAAAAAGATCCAAAGCAACCCGGTTCTCTCCATTTTTAACGGCCCCAGAAATAATAGCATTCCAACAGACGACATTCTCACAGAAAACATCATGAAACACCCGCAAGGCATCCTCGAAGCTGCAATTTTTCGAGAACAAATCTATCATTCCAGCCCGAACATAACCATTCGAAAAGAACCCATTTTTCATAGCAAGTGAATAGACCTGCTTACCGAATATAGGGACCTGAAAAGCAGTACAAGCTGAAAGAACACTCCCATAGGTAATCTCATTGGGCTCGAAACCCAATGAATGCATCCTACAGAAAATCTTCCACGAATCCTCGAATAAATGATCTTGATTACAACCCGAAATAAGGATATTCCATGAAATAACATTTGGGCTAGCCATTGTATCGAACAACAGGAGTGCATCAACCATGCCCGCGTATTTACAATACCAGTCCAGTAAAGAGTTCGCGACAAAGATGTTAGAGTGTAATGCAGCTGATTTGAGCAACTGGGTATGTACAACTTTTGCAACTCTGACGCTACACTTTCCTGATTTTCTATGCTCACGGAAGAAGTGAAACGGGTCAAAAGGAATGAGATTTTGTCCATGTTCGGCGAGAAAATTTGACGAGTTTTCAATAACGGCAAGCGAGGATACGAGTCTGGAAGCGAAACTCGGGAATTTTTTCCCCAAGTTTTGGCCGATGAGAAAATTCATTTGGATTCATACAGAAAGGACTGACGAGATTCACGTAGAGGTTTTGAAGAAGAACATGAAATTGAGTTTTTACCTAATTATAACTGCCACACTCGGGTAAGGAGTATGTCAAGATGGCCGAGTTGGTCTAAGGCGCCAGTTTCAGGTACTGGTCCGAAAGGGCATGGGTTCGAATCCCATTCTTGACACATGTTTTGATAGTTTCCcactttttctttcacttctaacTACTACACGTATTCGTAGGGCTGTAATTAGATTGAGTAAAGAAATTGTCGTATAAccgttttaaaaatatatatatatatataattaacataaaaaaattaattttttattaataaatttcattttttttaaaataattatacaatatttatgtactttacgattgtatataaaattattcagttagatttatacaaaaatcttataaaatcgAGTTTCGATAATTTGATATATCATATCAagatgtattaatttataaattttttcttttataaaatttaataatatatcaaatcaaatatttattatttgtgaATATGTGATGGTTGGATGTATTGACCACTTCATCATTATTATCATTTCTCTCATGTGAATGCTTGTAAAAATCACTCACCGAATTTGATAATTCTCCACTCACTCAACTCTTTGAATTCATATTAAATTTTTGTCCACCATATATTTAGGCCATCCAAGGGCACAAtaaggattgaaaaaaaaaaaaggaaaaagagatctAAGCTTAAGAAGAATACAAGATGTGGACAAATCCTTCATTATTAAACCTAGATGGAACATCCACAACTCCAATTGACTTTGGTTCTAAGAAAGCAAGAAATATCTTAAAAACAACAACTTCCACGCCATCATTATTGTGGGAAATGCCTCATAGATTTGAAAAGTTATCTTGAAAGGGAAATCACAAACCTCTTTGATCAAGTGTTTGTGAACAACATTCTTAAGATCCAACAATCGAGTCGAGGATGGATACTCTCAACTCGTTGCCTTAGTCTGACAGAAGAGGAGCTTTCATGATTAAGACAATCTATCTCTTAAAGTGATATAATAACCGTCTTATCAACTCTAGACCCCTAGAAGGATCCAAAATATTGGATGGTTTGTTTTAATGTAAGATGgttttatatattgtataaGAGTGTGTGAATAGTATTAAGATGATGGTTTTATAAAGTTCTTAGAAAGTAGCGTGGTGGGACTCTTATAAAACTACCTCTTGAAAATTATCTATTGAAACAAAATGAGCTCAATTTGTTCaaccaactctctctctctctctctctctctctctctctctctctctctctctctctctctctctctctctctctctctctctctatgccaTATGCACGATAGCAAATCAAACTCAtcaatacctttttttttaaaatttttttattttaattgtgtTGGCAATTATCCATAATCCTCTAGCGTGAATCAATTTGGCCTATAAACATCAAAATTATGCAATAGCCGATATCCCTCATTAGACTTGGATAGTTCTTAATCCATCATCCACTCTTCAAATTCATCACGAAGAAAGAGGCTTAAGTTATAGGCATCGAAGAAGCAAGATGTGAATAAGGCATCCCAGGCAATGAGGAAAAGATAACTCGAAAGAGAACAAACAACCTCATCCCACCCGTGTTTTAGAAAATGCCTCATGGATTTGGAAAGGTCGGAAGATATTCTTACTCATCCATTCTTTTTGTAGCTATAGGCTTTAGACATGATTTGATTCCTTCACAACCAGACTTTTTGGGTCGTAGGTCCTCTCTGTCAAAAGAACAAACACGAGCATTTGAAAGTATATATGGATGTCCACCACCACACAGCAATTCGACATGCCCATCGATGCATGGACAACCACGGCTTCGTTTGGATGGTAAGAGcctttcatattatttaatttcaatattaaaacattacaaatataaacacttttcaatttcaaattttcaatcttttttttctaattattaagacttttctaaatttaaaaaaaaaaaatcagtttttttcaaattcaaaataaaaataatattataacaatattttaactttataataattttattcaattttttctatcattttccaaaatctcattaaatatctcaacttaaattattttattacaattcACATATCATCTCATaatatctcactatccaaaccagaCATCTTATTGCACCGAACCAAAGCCACTCTCCTCACTCGCATAGACAACGTCGTTTTAAATAGAAAGAATCATCAATGAAGTAGACTCCCTACATATCATTACCACAATAAATCATGACCACATTGCTTTAGATTGGCAAATTTATTCCTAAATCAGATCAATGGCAATGCCATTGCaatgctttttctttttgtttaggcCTAATATGAGCTCCAAATGCTCCCCATCGGAATAGACAAACATTAGTCGTTTTGGGTTATTGCTACTGTCGTTGCCCAATGATACAAAATCTAGAATTCTCAAAATGAGATTGTAGGTGATAAGGATGATAATGCACACTTTGAAAGCGGTTCAATTATCGAAGTTCTTGCGCTCACAAGCTCGACTTATTCAACATCatactttcattttatttttattttactatttaaaatattttattagataaaatgttACTTTTATCCCACTTggatcatattttattttttcaaaagagaaatTTATAGATTGATCAATAATGTCACATTATTGAAATCAAATGAAAGTAAAATTGGTTcctgtttggatattgagttcagttgagttatttataaatagtagtgagttaagatAATTGAGTGAGTTTTATAAAGTctacctaagatgagtttagatttatttagatgttaagatcagtttagatgtatttataagaaattgaaaaaagttataaatccCAAGTGTAAAGAAgtattgaattgaaaaaaattatgaatcctATGTGTAAagatattttgagttgagataagtttagtgatttaaaaattgaatgTTAGACTCGGTTTAGAGTTTggtataatttgtttttttttccctaatcaAAACGACATCGCGCAATGTTTAGCCCTTCTGGCTAATTAGATCCCTTCCACGTTGCACTGTTCATTCAAGTATACTTGGATCCGAGCATATGATGCAGCCCGAGGACCCCCCCTAGGTCATAAGTTGGGCCGGCACACGGAAGAATTTAAGTTTTTTGAAATCCATAATCCGGGTTACaccaagtttattttttttagtttttaaattctgTTACACGAGTTGTACcgagttaaaaatatatatatatatatacccgaCTTGCAagtaccggattttaaatccgatATCCGTCCCTAAATATGGGCGGGTGAAGAATCCGAACAAAATAACCGCCTCCTGACCGGGTCTCAAAAAAATGGGCCCGGATGAACGTGGGTACCTTTCTACAtgtaacctctctctctctctctcactcacaaAAATACATTCTTTCCCATCATCCTTATTTGTTGCCTCTTCGGAATTCATTCACAACGCATctatgatttttcttcttcctcctcctcctttttcCCCTTCAATTCACAGCTgagactttttttctttcttatttccgTACCCAATGACTTCTCCTTGAATTCgactgtctctctctctctctctccgtcccCTGTGCTTCGTCAGTGAACAACAAGTGCACTTAAATTCCCCCACCCCCTCCATTTTTCTCTCCAAGTGCCTGCAAATCTGGTGAATCACGTGTGAGTCTCTCTCTACCCTTTTCTTATTCTTGTTTCCCCTTGAGAAGTGAATTCGCTTTATGCTTTTTAGTATATGAACGAGGTTGTCTGTTTCTTCTGTAGTGGTTTATTGTATTTACGTGGCTTCGCATACGATTGTGTAAAATCATTGTGTAGTGTTTCTGGAATGAGTCCTGCTTTACTTCCTAAACATGTCGCTGCGGTTGTCAAATACCAAAAAGATCCCCTTAAAGCACTTGCAATGTTCAATTCAGTGAAAAAGGAAGATGGGTTCAAGCACACATTATTGACTTATAAATGCATTATTGAGAAGCTTGGGTTTCACGCGGAGTTTGAGGCCATGGAGAGCATGCTCGCGGAGATGAGGATGAATACCGATAATAGTTTACTAGAAGGTGTGTATATTGGAGCCATGAAGAATTATGGAAGGAAAGGGAAGGTTCAAGAGGCCGTTGATGTGTTTGAAAGGATGGATTTTTATGACTGTGTGCCTTCGGTTCAATCTTATAATGCGATCATGAATATACTTGTTGAGTACAGTTATTTTAGTCAAGCTCACAAAGTGTATTTGAGGATGAAAGATAAAGGGATTGTTCCAGATGTGTACACTTTCACCATTAGAATAAAGTCCTTTTGTAGAACAAGTAGGCCTCATGCTGCACTGAGGCTTCTAGATAATATGGCTTCTCAGGGATGCGAGTTAAATGCAATTGCATATTGTACGGTGATTGCTGGGTTTTATGAACAGAATTGTCAAGTTGAGGCATATGAATTGTTTTTACGGATGCTTGGGCATGGTATTTATCCCGACATCACCACATTTAACAAGCTTGTTCATATTCTTTGCAAGAAGGGGGATGTCCAAGAAAGTGAGATACTTCTCAACAAGGTACTAAAAAGGGGAGTTGTGCCCAATTTGTTTACATTCAATATCTTCATTCAGGGGCTCTGCAAGAAAGGTGCGCTTCATGAGGCTGCCAGATCATTGGATGGTGTGACGAGTGAAGGTCTGACTCCTGATGTTGTCACGTATAACACATTGATCTGTGGCTTATGTAAATACCGTAGGGTTGTGGAAGCTGAGTTTTACCTGCGTAAAATGGTGAATGGTGGGTTGCAGCCTGATGGATTCACCTACAATACTATTATCGATGGGTATTGCAAACTGGGTATGATACAAAATGCAGATGAGGTTCTCAGTGATGCAATTTTCAAGGGGTTTGTGCCTGATGAATTTACTTATTGCTCACTAATCAATGGATTTTTCCATGATGGTGATATAGACCGTGCCAATGCTGTATTTAATAAGGCATTGGATAAAGGATTGAAACCTAGTATTGTTCTCTACAATACCTTAGTCAAAGGGTTGTCTCAGCATGGACTAATTTTGCAGGCCTTGCAACTGATGAATGAGATGTCAGAAAAGGGTTGCAAACCCAATATATGGACTTACAACTTAGTTATCAATGGGTTGTGCAAGATGGGGTGTGTCTTAGATGCCATTAATCTTATGAATGATGCTATTGCTAAAGGCTACATTCCTGACATATTTACCTTTAATACTTTGATTGATGGTTGCAGCAAACAGATGAAGTTGGATGATGCACTTGAGATAGTAAATAGAATGTGGAGTGAGGGTGTTACTTCTGATGTGATCACATATAATACTGTGTTGAATGGACTTTGCAAAGCTGCAAAGTCTAGAGATGTGATGGATACTTTCAATGCAATGATAGAGAAAGGGTGTGTCCCTAACATAATTACATATAACATAGTGGTAGAGAGCCTGTGCAAAGCTCGAAAAGTAAGTGAAGCTTTCAACTTACTTGAGGAAATAAAGAACAAAGGTTTTACTCCAGATATTGTTAGTTTTGCAACGTTGCTTAATGGGTTTTGTTCTAATGGTGATTTGGATGGAGCTTACGAGTTATTTCAAATGATGgaacaaaaatataaagtttCCCATACAACTGCAACATACAATATACTGATCAATGCTTTTGCTGAAAAGCTAAAAGTTAATACGGCAGAAAAGCTTTTCTATGAGATGGGTGACCATGGCTGTGCCCCAGATTGTTATACTTATCGTGTTCTTATTGATGGCTTCTGCAAAACGGGGAACATTGATTCTGGGTACAATTTTCTCTTGGAAGAGGtcgagaagggatttattccaTCACTGACGACATTTGGACGGGTACTGAATTGTCTTGCTATGGAGCACAGAGTTTGTGAGGCAGTTGGTATCATCCACCTTATGGTGCAGAAAGGCATTGTCCCTGAGGttgtaaattcaatttttcaggCTGATAAAAAGGAGGTGGCAGCCCCAAAGATTGTTGTAGAAGATTTGTTGAAGAAAAGTCATATAACTTATTATGCATACGAAGTTCTATATGATGGCATCAGGGATAAAAAAGTACTTAAGAAGGTTCAAACTAAGCCTTCTCCTGACTTGAGAATGAGGTCTTTAAATGTTGATGGACCAATATACTGATTTAGAAAGCTGTGAGGGAGGGCTCTCCAGTGGCATCTGGAAGGGTACTGCAGCACACTCGGTACTtatctactttataattttttacctCTTAACTTAGATTAAGGGTGGTACTTATCTACTTGATACAACTATTCGATATGTATCAAAGCTTTAAATTAGTTGCCATCCCTTGTCAAAGGCACGCCATAGCCATCTAGTTTAAGAAGGAATATCCCTAAATTACTCTATTGCTAAAAGCTCTAGCTGGCGAGTGTTTGAATCTTGAGAATGGCTGCTACGCTAGAGGATAGGATTATCCAGAGTGCCCCTCCTAGGACAAATGGCAGGATCAAACCTGGCTAATGGTCTTTTGTGCTTTTGACTCAATCCTACCCCTTTGCCCTTAAGAACACCGTTATGGATCCCATATGGCATAATTGTGTTGCTGCCACTGGTTACAACTAAACAATTGGCCCATGTAATCAGGGGATAAAACAGCTGTGAACTTGCCATACTTGCTACACGTTGATCTTGCaagttcagatattttattttcttaaattgaaatgaaaatatgaaTGGACTGAACTGCTCAATGCTCTTTGTTAGATTATCTTTAAAGTTTTCTGGATTAAATTTGCAGGCTTGCTTCTCTTTTTTGGCTTTATTGTTTGCTTTTAATATCTGGTCTTAATCTGTTAGATGCAGGAAAAAGGATATTGGCATTGAAACTCGGCTAGTCGGAAATTCAATCGCGAATTGACTACCAAGGTGACTCTGCGGTGAAAGGGTGAGTAATGAAACTTGTTGGTGCTTTTTCTGGCTTAgattcatcttatttttatttcagtaGTGTGTGATTCATACCTGTAGATTTTGTGATATAGTTATGGTCGCCATTGTTCCAGGCATTAAATCCAGAATATGTTGGCATCATGCTTGATAGAATATGAAGGGGACCTTCTGAAATATTCAGGATGCAACATTACCATCTCTGGAGCCAGCGATCGGTAAAAGCTAAAACGGTGAAGACAATAATGCAAATTCAGAATGTAAGCTAGAAACAGTGAACCTTACAATCTTCCCAGCGTTTCGAAAATTAAGTAATGGATATTGTAAGTTCTCTCCCTGTGGACTTGGAAAGCTCCTTTGCTTTTTTTAATAAGGTTCTctaacttaaaaaaagaaaagaaaagaaagtaatttgatatttcatttaattaaaataataatttaatttggagTTCTTGTAAAAGTATTGTTTTTCGTGTACGTGTAcacttgtgtgtgtgtgtgtgtgttttttttttaatgaaaacctAGG
This Carya illinoinensis cultivar Pawnee chromosome 11, C.illinoinensisPawnee_v1, whole genome shotgun sequence DNA region includes the following protein-coding sequences:
- the LOC122281841 gene encoding putative pentatricopeptide repeat-containing protein At1g74580; the protein is MSPALLPKHVAAVVKYQKDPLKALAMFNSVKKEDGFKHTLLTYKCIIEKLGFHAEFEAMESMLAEMRMNTDNSLLEGVYIGAMKNYGRKGKVQEAVDVFERMDFYDCVPSVQSYNAIMNILVEYSYFSQAHKVYLRMKDKGIVPDVYTFTIRIKSFCRTSRPHAALRLLDNMASQGCELNAIAYCTVIAGFYEQNCQVEAYELFLRMLGHGIYPDITTFNKLVHILCKKGDVQESEILLNKVLKRGVVPNLFTFNIFIQGLCKKGALHEAARSLDGVTSEGLTPDVVTYNTLICGLCKYRRVVEAEFYLRKMVNGGLQPDGFTYNTIIDGYCKLGMIQNADEVLSDAIFKGFVPDEFTYCSLINGFFHDGDIDRANAVFNKALDKGLKPSIVLYNTLVKGLSQHGLILQALQLMNEMSEKGCKPNIWTYNLVINGLCKMGCVLDAINLMNDAIAKGYIPDIFTFNTLIDGCSKQMKLDDALEIVNRMWSEGVTSDVITYNTVLNGLCKAAKSRDVMDTFNAMIEKGCVPNIITYNIVVESLCKARKVSEAFNLLEEIKNKGFTPDIVSFATLLNGFCSNGDLDGAYELFQMMEQKYKVSHTTATYNILINAFAEKLKVNTAEKLFYEMGDHGCAPDCYTYRVLIDGFCKTGNIDSGYNFLLEEVEKGFIPSLTTFGRVLNCLAMEHRVCEAVGIIHLMVQKGIVPEVVNSIFQADKKEVAAPKIVVEDLLKKSHITYYAYEVLYDGIRDKKVLKKVQTKPSPDLRMRSLNVDGPIY
- the LOC122282568 gene encoding pentatricopeptide repeat-containing protein At1g74600, chloroplastic, with the protein product MNFLIGQNLGKKFPSFASRLVSSLAVIENSSNFLAEHGQNLIPFDPFHFFREHRKSGKCSVRVAKVVHTQLLKSAALHSNIFVANSLLDWYCKYAGMVDALLLFDTMASPNVISWNILISGCNQDHLFEDSWKIFCRMHSLGFEPNEITYGSVLSACTAFQVPIFGKQVYSLAMKNGFFSNGYVRAGMIDLFSKNCSFEDALRVFHDVFCENVVCWNAIISGAVKNGENRVALDLFHEMCCGSFLPNSYTFSSILGACAALEELDVGKGVQGWVIKCGAGDVFVETAIVDLYAKCGLMGEAVEEFLQMPIRNVVSWTTVISGFVQTDDSTCALKFFKDMRELGVEINNYTVTSVVTACAKLAMIEEAIQVHSWILKAGFYSDAAVGAALINMYSKIGEFDLSMLVFKDVGSLKNPVVWVAMISASAQNQNPGEALEIFRKMLQESLRLDKFCISSLLSVIGCLNLGRQIHCYTLKTGLVSDVSVGSALLTTYSKSGSLEESHKVFEQILERDNVSWASMIAGFAEHGCADQAIKLFGEMLLEEIVPDQMTLTATLTACSALRSLQKGKEIHGYALRIGVGKDVVVGGALVTMYSKCGTLELAKSVFDMLPQKDQVARSSLISGYAQNGYIEKALMLFFDMLMADLAIDSFTVSSVLGAIALLNRSDIGTQMHALIAKMGLDSDISVGSSLVTMYSKCGSIEECRKAFDQIEKPDLIGWTAMIVSYAQHGKGTEALRLYDLMRKEGIKPDSVTFVGVLSACSHNGLVEEAYIHLNSMAKDHGIEPGYRHYACMIDLLGRSGRLKEAESFINDIPIKPDALVWGTLLAACKVHGDIELGKLAAKKVMELEPCDAGAYVSFSNICADVGQWEEVLKIRSLMKGTGVKKEPGWSFV